A single window of Halotalea alkalilenta DNA harbors:
- a CDS encoding ABC transporter substrate-binding protein, protein MQRSWLLVGVGIMAAGGVAQAQTQITVASVNNPDMVAMQRLTGEFEQAHPDIRVNWVVLPENEIRQRITTDIASSAGQYDVVTVSNYETPIWAQNGWLVPFESLSEEYDEEDLLENLRQGLSFEDKLYALPFYGESSMTYYRKDLFEQAGLEMPERPTWSQMAEFAEQLTDRSNSLYGICLRGLPGWGENIAVFSTMVNAYGGRWFDESWQPQLDSPAWKAAAQTYVDLLENYGPPGVTSNGFTETTTLFAGGHCAMWVDATVAASFLSNPDTSQVADQVGFAQAPMEVTERGASWLYTWALAVPHSSRNQEAAQAFVEWATSKQYIELVGERNGWVSVPPGTRQSTYENQNYRDAASFSPFVLEAIQSADPTQPTQDPVPYTGIQFVAIPQFQSIGTRVGQIMAGILAKQTTVDQGLQQAQTFTLRQMTQGGYIE, encoded by the coding sequence ATGCAGCGGTCATGGCTTCTAGTTGGCGTAGGAATAATGGCGGCCGGCGGCGTAGCGCAGGCGCAGACGCAGATCACCGTGGCGAGCGTCAACAACCCCGACATGGTCGCGATGCAGCGGCTCACCGGAGAGTTCGAGCAGGCGCATCCCGACATCAGGGTCAATTGGGTGGTGCTGCCGGAAAACGAGATACGCCAGCGGATCACCACCGACATCGCAAGCAGCGCGGGTCAGTACGATGTGGTCACGGTGAGCAACTACGAGACCCCGATCTGGGCCCAGAACGGCTGGCTGGTGCCGTTCGAGTCGCTTTCCGAGGAGTACGACGAAGAGGACCTGCTGGAGAACCTGCGCCAAGGGCTGAGCTTCGAAGACAAGCTCTACGCGCTGCCGTTCTATGGCGAGTCGTCGATGACCTACTATCGCAAGGACCTGTTCGAGCAGGCCGGGCTGGAAATGCCCGAGCGGCCGACCTGGAGCCAGATGGCTGAGTTCGCCGAGCAGCTCACCGACCGGAGCAACAGCCTCTATGGTATCTGCCTGCGCGGGCTCCCGGGCTGGGGCGAGAACATAGCGGTGTTCTCGACCATGGTGAACGCCTATGGCGGACGCTGGTTCGACGAGAGCTGGCAGCCGCAGCTCGATAGTCCGGCCTGGAAGGCGGCCGCCCAGACCTATGTCGACCTGCTCGAGAACTACGGCCCGCCAGGGGTGACCTCCAACGGCTTCACCGAGACCACGACGCTGTTCGCCGGCGGCCACTGTGCGATGTGGGTGGACGCTACGGTGGCGGCGAGCTTCCTTTCCAATCCCGATACCTCGCAAGTCGCCGACCAGGTGGGCTTCGCCCAGGCGCCGATGGAGGTGACCGAGCGCGGTGCCAGCTGGCTCTATACCTGGGCACTGGCGGTTCCCCACTCCTCAAGGAACCAGGAAGCGGCGCAAGCGTTCGTCGAGTGGGCGACATCGAAGCAGTACATCGAGCTGGTTGGTGAGCGCAATGGCTGGGTCAGCGTACCGCCGGGCACCCGCCAGTCGACCTACGAAAACCAGAACTATCGCGACGCCGCCAGCTTCTCGCCATTCGTGCTCGAGGCGATCCAATCGGCGGACCCGACCCAGCCGACCCAGGACCCCGTGCCCTACACCGGCATCCAGTTCGTCGCGATCCCGCAGTTCCAATCGATCGGCACCAGGGTCGGCCAGATCATGGCGGGCATCCTCGCCAAGCAGACCACCGTCGACCAGGGGCTGCAGCAGGCGCAGACCTTCACCCTGCGGCAGATGACCCAAGGCGGCTATATCGAGTGA